In Nyctibius grandis isolate bNycGra1 chromosome 8, bNycGra1.pri, whole genome shotgun sequence, a single window of DNA contains:
- the CLDN11 gene encoding claudin-11 produces the protein MVATCLHLAGVICSFVGWIGVIVATSTNDWVVTCGYTITTCRKMDELGSKGLWADCVMATGLYHCKPLVDILILPGYVQACRALMIAASVLGLPAIFLLITVLPCIRMGHEPGAAKYRRSQLGGILIILLAMCGVVATIWFPVCAHRETTIMSFGYSLYTGWIGSALCLFGGCVIVCCSGDAQTFGENRFYYASGSSSPTHAKSAHV, from the exons ATGGTGGCCACCTGCCTGCACCTGGCCGGAGTTATCTGCAGTTTTGTAGGGTGGATCGGGGTGATTGTGGCAACATCCACCAACGACTGGGTGGTGACTTGTGGCTACACCATTACCACCTGCAGGAAGATGGATGAGCTGGGATCCAAGGGGCTGTGGGCAGACTGTGTCATGGCGACAGGTCTCTATCACTGCAAGCCCCTCGTGGACATCCTCATACTGCCAG GGTATGTCCAAGCATGTCGAGCACTGATGATCGCCGCCTCTGTCCTGGGTCTTCCCGCTATCTTCTTGCTGATAACAGTCTTGCCCTGCATCCGGATGGGCCACGAGCCTGGAGCTGCCAAGTACCGGCGGTCACAGCTGGGAGGGATCCTCATCATCCTCCTGG CCATGTGCGGTGTGGTTGCGACGATCTGGTTTCCCGTGTGTGCCCACCGCGAGACCACCATTATGAGCTTTGGCTACTCCCTGTACACGGGTTGGATCGGCTCCGCCCTCTGCCTCTTCGGCGGCTGCGTTATCGTCTGCTGCTCAGGAGATGCCCAGACGTTCGGTGAAAACCGTTTCTACTACGCTTCGGGATCCAGCTCCCCTACCCATGCGAAGAGTGCCCATGTGTAA